GCTAAACTAGAGCATGAAGCCTCCACTTCCAAAATAGGAGAAGATCAACTATTCTACTTTGCCCAAAGGGGAATTTCTGAAGAAGACGCCATCTCCATGTTAGTCAGTGGTTTCTGTAAAGACGTCTTGAACGAATTACCCATGGAATTTGCCGCCGAAGCCGATAAATTACTAAGCCTTAAACTAGAAGGCACAGTGGGTTAATTTTTCCATAAACAATGATGGTGGGTGGGCATAGCCCACCCTAAAAAATAATTAATAATTGAGAATGAATAATTGATAATAAAACTGTTATTGTTGGCATTGCGGATTTTGAGTATGAAACATTATTGAATTACAGTAAATATATAGTATTAAAACTATTATTACTATTGCCTATTGCCAAACTAAACTAAAAATCATACCTTAATTCACAAACGCCTTATTTTTTATTCAACCCTTACCCTTTGAGTAATCATGGTTGTGCCATCGTCACGGATAAAAATGGCTGAGTACCAATGATCGCCCTCACTAATGGTTACCCGTTTAAAAATCCCCCCTGCCGAAAGAGCATCTAATTCTATGGGTTGTGGATTGGTAAATAGGGAGGCATTGACTCTCTCTTCTTTTATTCCCCCTAATATTAAACCATTACCGATAGGATCTTCAACGATCGCATCTAAATCAAATACTTGTCCTGCCCTTGCACTTTCAGGCAATCTAAAAGTAATGTCGGGAGGGTTTGCCCCCGTGGTAATACGGGTTTTTTCTGTTAAAATTTCTTGGCCCACAAGTTGTTGGTTTTCAATGGTTTGACGGGCAGTAATTTCGGACAATAAATTAACAGTTTCCCCATTTTCTTGTTTACTACCCTCAATAATGGTAGTGGTATTAATAATTAGTTGTCCCTGATTTTCTTCTGTGGAATTAATGTTAGTGGTATATGTCAAGTTAGTATAACTATTCCAGAGACTTTCAAGGGTAGATAAAAAAGTTTGATTATCCAAACCATCTTCGCTACTAAACTGAGGGGAGATATATTGATTTAAAGTTTCTAAATCCTTGTTACTACTAGCGCGATCAATTCTACTAATTAATTCTATGACTTCACTATTAATATTATTATTTTGTGCTGTTGCTAGATTTTGTTTTTGCAAGGAAAAATAAAATGCCACTATAAATAATAGGGAAAAGTTTAATATTTTGTTTATTTTTTGGTTTTTTTTAATCATTTCTTGATAAGTTTCTACTTTGTATCTTGAGTCTAGTTTCTTGTTTCCGCTATGCTAATTATAGCAATGAAAATAATTGATTATTAGCCTACAATCCATAAATACTCTATTCTTCTTAGGATTATTTATGATTACTCATCATTAATTGTATTTTAAAATACCATCTAATACTGTGAGTATTTTTACTCAGAAAAACTAGTAAATATTACATTTAATAAAGAAAGTTGTTTTTCCCAAAAAAGTTTTGATAATTTAAATAAAGAGTGAACAAACACAGACGATTAAAAATGATCAAACATTTTTCAGAAGAATGGATAAAAGAATGGTGTTACGAAAATGGTTGGACTGACTTATTTTTAAATCGCCGAGATTATTGGGCTTTTCCCCCTAATGGAGTTATGCCTTTACCGATTCCTAGGGAGATTTTATTGGATATTAAAGCCGAAAAAGGGTTTTCCCATGAAGAAAAAATTTGGGTATCTGCTACTTTAATAGTTAGTTTTTTGGCCGTTATCTTGAGCTATATGTTAAATTCTCCCATGCCCTTAGTTTTTGCTTTTGCTTTTTGTGCCATGGTGGTAGGAAACTTTGATATTGATTAGACTAATTTTTAGTATGTAACCGCATATTTAAGTGGATGATGATAAATTTTACTAACGGTATTTGGTATTATAACTTTACTTTCTCATCAAATCTAACTGAATATGAGTAGCCAAACCATTAATCTAAACTCCGAATTGTATGATTATTTGTTATCCGTATCGGTGAGAGAAAATCCCGTTTTAACTCAATTACGAGAGGAGATGAAAAACCATCCTGTCGGTAAAATGCAAATTTCCCCCGAGCAAGGGCAATTTATGGCTTTATTATTGAAGTTAATGGGAGCAAAAAGGGTATTAGAAATAGGAGTGTTTACGGGCTATAGTTCAACGGTAATGGCTTTATCTTTGCCCGAGGATGGTAAGTTAATTGGTTGTGATACCAGTAAGGCTGATACTGATATTGCTAGAAAATATTGGCGTAGGGCTGGGGTAGAAGATAAGATAGAGCTTTTTTTAGCCCCTGCTTTAGATACCCTTAATAGTTTAATGGAACAAGGGCAAGGGGAAACCTTTGATTTTTGCTTTATTGATGCTGATAAAAGTAATTATCTTAATTATTATGAAAAGTGTTTATGGTTGGTGCGTCGGGGGGGATTAATTGCCATTGATAATGTGCTGTGGTACGGCAAAGTAGCCGATGGAAGTATCAATGATAACAGAACTAACAAAATTCGGGAATTTAATCATTTTTTAAAAGAAGATAGTCGTATTGACCTTAGTTTAATTCCCATGGGCGATGGTTTAACATTGGCTCGTAAAAAATAATTTGCCGTTGTTAATATAAATAAAAATAAAAAGTCGCACCCTGATTAACTTGGGCATCATACCAAATATCTCCATGGTGTCGTTGAATAATTCGTTTAACGGTAGATAAACCAATCCCTGTGCCTTTAAATTCCCTATCGGTATGTAGGCGATGAAAAGGAGTAAAAAGTTTTTCTGCTTCACGGGGGTTAAATCCTACCCCATTATCTTTTATGAAGTATATATCTTTTCCTTCTTGTTGATATGTTCCAAATTCGATGCGAGGTTTTAGGGTTTTAGCGGTGTATTTATAAGCATTTTCTAATAAATTTTCCAAAACAATTCTGATTAGATTTAAGTCTCCTCGACCGTAAACATTGGGAGAAATGATAAAATCAACGGTACGATTTTTATTTTCTGCGGTTAATTTATCACTAATTTCGGTAACGATTTCACTGATGTTAAAAGTGGAGTATTCTATATCAATATTTTGCACTTGAGATAAGCGCAACAAGTCTCTAATCACCTCCGCCATTCTTTTTCCTTCGTCATGGATATATTGAAAATATTCTTTGACATTGGGTTCAAATTGATGGGAAAATTCTTGGGCGATTAGTTGGCTAAAACCGTTGATAATGTGAATTTTATTTTTTAAGTCGTGGGAGACTCGGTGGCTGAATGCTTCTAAGTCTTGATTTAATAGTATTAATTCTTGATTTTTAGATTCAATTTCCCTTTGCATATTCAGTAAACGCAGTTGATTTTCTACTCGAATGACTACTTCTTCTATTTGAAAAGGTTTGGTTATATAGTCAACACCACCAACATTAAAGGCGTGTACTTTATCAAAGGTATCGTTGAGCGCACTCAGGAATATAATAGGAATATGTTTAGTTTTTTCTTGGGATTTGAGAATTTTGCATACTTGATAGCCGTCTAATTCAGGCATTTTGATGTCTAATAGAATTAAGTCGGGCGCTTCGACATCAACTACCTGTAGGGCTTGTTTTCCACTCAATACCCGCCTTACATCGTAATCATGTTCGGTTAGCATGGTGAATAATAATTGTAGGTTTTCGGGTACGTCATCAACGATGAGGATGTCACCTTTTGGAGTATTTAGATTATTCATGGAGATTCTCTGGGATTAGGTGAGCAATTTGTTCAAAGAATAGGTTATTAACCATATGATTAAGGTGATGGCTAAGGGCGCTGAATTCTGAGGGAATTTCTTCGATGAGTTTTTTGAGTTTTAATTCTCTAGCGCTAAGGGCGGCTATACGGAGTTGATTTATCCATGGGCGGGGCATTTTTTGTAGTTGTATGCGTATTTGTTGGTTATCGATAGCGGGGATAAGGGTTTTTTTGGGTGAAGAGTCGGGATTTTCTTGATAGATGTATTTTATATTTAAATATTTTGCCATCATCTCAAAGATGATTTTTTCTTGGAATGGTTTACTAACAAAATCGTTGCATCCTACTTGTAAAATTGCCTCTCTTTCTTCATCAAAAGCAGTGGCAGTGAGGGCAATAATAGGTACTGGTTTTTGAAGATTTTCTTTCATGGATTCTAGGTTACGAATATGACGACTGGCTTGATAGCCGTCCATTATGGGCATTCTCATATCCATCCAAATTAAGTGGGGTTGCCATGTTTGCCAAAGGGCGATCGCCTCTTTACCATTACAAGCAGTTTGCACATTAAAACCCATAGACTGCAACATTTTTTCCATCAACAAACGATTATCCTGTACATCCTCCACCACCAAAATACGATAACAAGGTTGTGATTTTTGTAAACCAATAATCTGCCGACGACTACTTTGACATTTCTGCTCAATTTTTCGAGGAAGACTCATGGCAATACGACAAGTGAAAATTGAACCTTCCCCTAAACGACTTCTCACCGTTATATCACCATCCATTAAACGGGCAAATTGACGACTAATAGACAACCCCAACCCCGTACCTTCCCGAGAATGAACACTATTATCAGTTTGCTTAAAAGGTTCAAAAATACTCTCCAAATTCTCACTTTCAATACCTACCCCCGTATCCTTCACCTCAATTAATAATTCAATCTCCTTTGTCAACACATTATCTGATAATAAAGATAAAACCAAATCCACATGACCTTCATCGGTAAACTTAATGGCATTACCCACCAAATTAACAATAATCTGACGTAACTTACTCTCATCCCCCGATAAATATTGAGGTAAATCAGCATCCTGATAAACTTGAAAAGATAACCCCTTAGAATTTGACTTGATGGTTAACAACTCCTGCACCGACTTAATCAAATCATAAAGATTAAAACAAGTTTGATGTAAAGTAATTTGCCCCGCCTCAATGCGAGACATTTCCAAAACATCATTAATCAAACACAACAAATGTTCCCCACTACGATTAATAATACCTAAATACTCCTGCTGAGTAGCCGAAAGAGAAGAATCACGATTCATCATTTGAGTAAAACCCAAAATTGCATTAAGGGGAGTGCGTAACTCATGGCTCATTTTAGCCAGAAACTGACTTTTTGCTAGATTAGCGGCATTTGCTTGTTTGGTAGTTTCCTCCAAAACCTTTTGAGAATATTGAGAAAATTCTAGCGCTGTCAATAATAAAACCTTGCGCAACTCTTGGGCTGCCTCAATTTCTAAGGATTCCCAAGGAAAAGATTTATTTTTAATAGTTTCTTTCCACAGCGCAAAAGAACGACGGGGAGTAAACTGGGGAATGTGATCAATATTTTCAATACTCACGTCATAAGGATTACCGGCCCAAGGCACTTGATAGGATTGTTCTGGCCTAAACCAGATTAAATGGTATGTATGATTGGTTAAAAACAAAGATATGCTCAAAATTCCACATCCTGTATCTTGAAAATCTTTGCCCTGAGGATAAATACTGGAAAAAGAATCTGTGAAAAATATCTCCTGTTGATTTTTATTTAAAAAATCCCTGATTAAACCATTTACCTGTGAATATTTTGGCGTACTTCCCATCAAATGAATATTATTATCTAAACACACCGCTAACCCTTGAGACTTGGTAAGATTAATTAAACTATTCTTATTTCTTGTAAAAACTTCTTTCATTAAATTGGGACTTCTTAACAATCCCTTTCTAAGTCGATTTTGTACCCCTTGAATTTGCAAACGATAACTTTTAAACTGTTGTTCTTGTTTACAGAATAGGTGCGCTGATAAAAATTGTCCTAAAAATTCCCCTGCCTTTCTAGTTTCATAATTAATATACTTCGGCGAATAGTGATGACAAGCAATTAAACCCCATAATCTATTCTGATTTAACAAAGATATGGACATAGAAGCCCTTACCCCCATATTTTTTAAATACTGAATATGACAAGGAAAAACACTTCTTAAAGTAGAGCGACTTAAATCTAATCCTTGAGGTTTAGAAAGATTTTCAGACGACACAATTTCCACTGTAGGGGCAGAAACATCAGATATTATTCTCAACCAATTACGTGCATAAAATTCTCTCGCTGGGGTAGGAATATCATAGGAAGGATAATGTAAACCTAAATAACTTTCGACCCCTTCTTTTTTATCCTCCGCAATCACCACCCCACTACCGTCAATGTTAAAACGATAAATTAAAACCCGATTAAAGTCGGTTATTTTTCTGATTTCTTGGGTAATTACCTGATAGGTTTCTTCTAAGCTATAACTAGAAGTAGTGTTGATAATAGCATTATTTAAAAGACAATATAAATTTGGCGAATTATTTTCCCCTGAAAGGTGTAAGGGTTCTAGTTCTAAGATAACATTGTCTTTAACCTTATGAATAGTCCCTTGAAATTTGATTTTATCTTTAAATTTTTTGGTGGTAATAATTTCTACAAAATCATGGTTATTATTTTCTAAAGCTACTAATATTTTATTTATTTGTGATGAATCAATTAAATAATTTAATGGTTTTCCTAATAAGTTTTTTGGTGATATTTTTAATAAATTATCAATATTATTGCTAACTTGCACAATCTTGAGGGTGGCAAAATCAATAACTATCAAGATGCCGTGACCCTGAATAGAGCCTGGATACCTTATATCATATTGTTCATGGTATTTTTTTTCGGCGGTTGTTAAATCAATCATGATAGTTTTTTTGATTTAAAAAATATACATTAATTGTGGTAATTATTGCCTTATGAGATGATATATCATCTTTTTTTACTATGATTTAAATAAGTTAATTTTACCTTTTTTTACTATCAAATAGTTAGGGTTATTTAACAATTATTCATTAATATTTATAAAACTTAAATATCCCAGTCTTCTTCATTAAATTCATCGAAATCTTCTTCTTCTTGATAAGGGGGAGTAATTACCCGATAGGTAGCTTCATAAATATCTTCTGATACGGTACGAGAAGGTTGACGGGGAGGAATTTTAGCGGTTTTGGGTACAATTTCGGTTCTTTCTCTGGGTTGGTAGGAATAGGGAGCAGCCTGACGAGTTTTTTGATTAGTTTGTGTTGCGGTTTCGCTATTCTCGAGAGGGGAGGAAGTGTCTATGGGGGTTTCTTTTTTCTCTTCTATGGAAGGTTGATTTTTTTCTTGGTTTATTTCTTCTAGTTCTGGAGTATTATTATGGTTGTTTTCAATGGTTTCAATATTATTAGGAGATGGTTTATTTTCTATGTCTAATTCATCAGGGTAAATGGGATCGTCTTGGTATTTTGGTTGGTAGTTTGGATGATATTTTTCTTCTATTGTTCTTGAGTATTCCTGTGGCTCTGGTGGTGAGGGTTGATTGGGATAATTCGATTTATAGTTATTTGATTTAGGTATTTTGGGAGAGGATAAATTAACTAAAAATTTGATTATCAATGTAGAGATTATTCCCCCTAAAAAGCCACTAAAAATAACTATGGATAAAGGAATATTAATAGCTGTATTACCAAGAATAATAATGGGAATTGCTTGGGAATTTTGTACGAGGAGTAAGATTAATAATAAAAAAAATGTGATTAATGTTAAACTTTTAAAGTTCATGGTCAGTTTAGTTTGACTGAAATATTTTACCTTTATTTTTTGGGGACATTTTACCTAGGGTAATGAAGACAATTTTTGTGCTGATAAGGATGTTGATAGTTAATTATTAAGGTGGGCGTTGCCCACCGTAGTTTTTTTTAGGAATTTAAATAATTGGAATGAGTTACTTTTCTAGGGGGAAATAAACGAGGGGAAACCAACTGCGATGGAGGATTTCTTGGGCAAAACTTTTTACTGTCCAATTTAAGAGAATGTTATCACGGTCATCGGCAACTGCGATCGCACTTACATCATAATTAAGACAAACATCAAGAATTTCAGTAATGGGATCACCTTTTTTAACCATGGATTGAACTTCTAAACCCAAATCTTTTAATTCCTGTTCAATTTTTACTAAATCTTTTTGGGCTTCTTCCATTCTATTTTCTAATAGTAAAGGAGAGCGAGAAACTTCTTCTACCACCGTTAATAATAAAATTTGATGTTGAGTTTTGATCGACTCTTTTTGACAATATTCTTTTACCTTATCAATCAAATAACGGGAAGATTTACCACCCTTATAAGGCACTAACCAAAAACGATTAAGATGCTTACATCTGAGGGCTAATTCTTCATCTCGATAAACAGAAATTAATTGAGGGCGAAGAATCATTAAAGGAACTTTTAATTTTTTAGTTAATCTAGTGGCCGTTGAACCAAATAACCCTTCTTGAATGGCAGTTTTTACCGTAGTACCAAGAATAACAAAATCAATATTATTTTTTTCCACCGTCTCAATGATATTGGGAGCGGGATCACCTGATAATACTTCCAAATTGACTTGAATGGAATCAGGAACATTTTCTAATTGAGAAGATAGAAATTTTTTAACCTCCTCAATTCTTTCATGATCTACCCGTGGAATTTCTCCTTCTGTCCAAAGGGGAACACTATGCAAAAAAGTAATTTCTTTTAAGCCACTGTGTTCAAAACTACTTATAAAACGGGCAAATTTTTGCAAACCATCCTTTAAGTCTGTACAAATTAGGCAACGCTGAAGCATATATTTTTCTTTAGTTTTATTTTATTTTATTTATTTTAGGGTAACATTTAATCATATTAATTATTGATTAAAACTTCAATTATTCTGATCAATATTATTTATTTATGTTATTTAAATTTTTTCTCCACTGAGAATAAATATAG
The sequence above is a segment of the Cyanobacterium stanieri LEGE 03274 genome. Coding sequences within it:
- a CDS encoding ATP-binding protein, whose product is MIDLTTAEKKYHEQYDIRYPGSIQGHGILIVIDFATLKIVQVSNNIDNLLKISPKNLLGKPLNYLIDSSQINKILVALENNNHDFVEIITTKKFKDKIKFQGTIHKVKDNVILELEPLHLSGENNSPNLYCLLNNAIINTTSSYSLEETYQVITQEIRKITDFNRVLIYRFNIDGSGVVIAEDKKEGVESYLGLHYPSYDIPTPAREFYARNWLRIISDVSAPTVEIVSSENLSKPQGLDLSRSTLRSVFPCHIQYLKNMGVRASMSISLLNQNRLWGLIACHHYSPKYINYETRKAGEFLGQFLSAHLFCKQEQQFKSYRLQIQGVQNRLRKGLLRSPNLMKEVFTRNKNSLINLTKSQGLAVCLDNNIHLMGSTPKYSQVNGLIRDFLNKNQQEIFFTDSFSSIYPQGKDFQDTGCGILSISLFLTNHTYHLIWFRPEQSYQVPWAGNPYDVSIENIDHIPQFTPRRSFALWKETIKNKSFPWESLEIEAAQELRKVLLLTALEFSQYSQKVLEETTKQANAANLAKSQFLAKMSHELRTPLNAILGFTQMMNRDSSLSATQQEYLGIINRSGEHLLCLINDVLEMSRIEAGQITLHQTCFNLYDLIKSVQELLTIKSNSKGLSFQVYQDADLPQYLSGDESKLRQIIVNLVGNAIKFTDEGHVDLVLSLLSDNVLTKEIELLIEVKDTGVGIESENLESIFEPFKQTDNSVHSREGTGLGLSISRQFARLMDGDITVRSRLGEGSIFTCRIAMSLPRKIEQKCQSSRRQIIGLQKSQPCYRILVVEDVQDNRLLMEKMLQSMGFNVQTACNGKEAIALWQTWQPHLIWMDMRMPIMDGYQASRHIRNLESMKENLQKPVPIIALTATAFDEEREAILQVGCNDFVSKPFQEKIIFEMMAKYLNIKYIYQENPDSSPKKTLIPAIDNQQIRIQLQKMPRPWINQLRIAALSARELKLKKLIEEIPSEFSALSHHLNHMVNNLFFEQIAHLIPENLHE
- a CDS encoding response regulator: MNNLNTPKGDILIVDDVPENLQLLFTMLTEHDYDVRRVLSGKQALQVVDVEAPDLILLDIKMPELDGYQVCKILKSQEKTKHIPIIFLSALNDTFDKVHAFNVGGVDYITKPFQIEEVVIRVENQLRLLNMQREIESKNQELILLNQDLEAFSHRVSHDLKNKIHIINGFSQLIAQEFSHQFEPNVKEYFQYIHDEGKRMAEVIRDLLRLSQVQNIDIEYSTFNISEIVTEISDKLTAENKNRTVDFIISPNVYGRGDLNLIRIVLENLLENAYKYTAKTLKPRIEFGTYQQEGKDIYFIKDNGVGFNPREAEKLFTPFHRLHTDREFKGTGIGLSTVKRIIQRHHGDIWYDAQVNQGATFYFYLY
- a CDS encoding class I SAM-dependent methyltransferase codes for the protein MSSQTINLNSELYDYLLSVSVRENPVLTQLREEMKNHPVGKMQISPEQGQFMALLLKLMGAKRVLEIGVFTGYSSTVMALSLPEDGKLIGCDTSKADTDIARKYWRRAGVEDKIELFLAPALDTLNSLMEQGQGETFDFCFIDADKSNYLNYYEKCLWLVRRGGLIAIDNVLWYGKVADGSINDNRTNKIREFNHFLKEDSRIDLSLIPMGDGLTLARKK
- a CDS encoding universal stress protein, whose amino-acid sequence is MLQRCLICTDLKDGLQKFARFISSFEHSGLKEITFLHSVPLWTEGEIPRVDHERIEEVKKFLSSQLENVPDSIQVNLEVLSGDPAPNIIETVEKNNIDFVILGTTVKTAIQEGLFGSTATRLTKKLKVPLMILRPQLISVYRDEELALRCKHLNRFWLVPYKGGKSSRYLIDKVKEYCQKESIKTQHQILLLTVVEEVSRSPLLLENRMEEAQKDLVKIEQELKDLGLEVQSMVKKGDPITEILDVCLNYDVSAIAVADDRDNILLNWTVKSFAQEILHRSWFPLVYFPLEK
- a CDS encoding nuclear transport factor 2 family protein yields the protein MIKKNQKINKILNFSLLFIVAFYFSLQKQNLATAQNNNINSEVIELISRIDRASSNKDLETLNQYISPQFSSEDGLDNQTFLSTLESLWNSYTNLTYTTNINSTEENQGQLIINTTTIIEGSKQENGETVNLLSEITARQTIENQQLVGQEILTEKTRITTGANPPDITFRLPESARAGQVFDLDAIVEDPIGNGLILGGIKEERVNASLFTNPQPIELDALSAGGIFKRVTISEGDHWYSAIFIRDDGTTMITQRVRVE